Proteins encoded within one genomic window of Procambarus clarkii isolate CNS0578487 chromosome 31, FALCON_Pclarkii_2.0, whole genome shotgun sequence:
- the LOC138370235 gene encoding trichohyalin-like produces the protein MVATVQRQGTNCCMSSSVPGLYSQVTRPVFLPEQQQPREEQQPREEQQPREEQQPREEQQPREEQQPREEQQPREEQQPREEQQPREEQQPREEQQPREEQQPREEQQPREEQQPREEQQPREEQQPREEQQPREEQQPREEQQAREEQQPREEQQPREEQQPREEQQPREEQQPREEQQPREEQQPREEQQPREEQQPREEQQPREEQQPREEQQPREEQQLREEQ, from the exons ATGGTGGCTACAGTTCAGCGTCAGGGAACCAACTGCTGCATGTCTTCCTCTGTCCCAGGGTTATATAGCCAGGTCACACGGCCTGTGTTCTTGCCAG AACAACAACAGCCAAGAGAAGAACAACAGCCAAGAGAAGAACAACAGCCAAGAGAAGAACAACAGCCAAGAGAGGAACAACAGCCAAGAGAAGAACAACAGCCAAGAGAGGAACAACAGCCAAGAGAAGAACAACAGCCAAGAGAAGAACAACAGCCAAGAGAAGAACAACAGCCAAGAGAAGAACAACAGCCAAGAGAGGAACAACAGCCAAGAGAAGAACAACAGCCAAGAGAGGAACAACAGCCAAGAGAGGAACAACAGCCAAGAGAGGAACAACAGCCAAGAGAAGAACAACAGCCAAGAGAGGAACAACAGCCAAGAGAAGAACAACAGGCAAGAGAGGAACAACAGCCAAGAGAAGAACAACAGCCAAGAGAGGAACAACAGCCAAGAGAGGAGCAACAGCCAAGAGAGGAACAACAGCCAAGAGAGGAACAACAGCCAAGAGAGGAACAACAGCCAAGAGAGGAACAACAGCCAAGAGAAGAACAACAGCCAAGAGAGGAACAACAGCCAAGAGAGGAACAACAGCCAAGAGAGGAACAACAGCCAAGAGAGGAACAACAGCTAAGAGAGGAACAATAG
- the LOC123758910 gene encoding keratin, type II cytoskeletal 1 translates to MNCLRALTLVVVVVMAVVWGTMADPDPEAGGGYGRGGFGGGGFGGRGFGGGGFGGGGFGGGGRFGGGFGGGKFAGGGFGGGKFGSSGTVHGNWK, encoded by the exons ATGAACTGTCTGCGAGCTCTT acgctggtggtggtggtggtgatggccgtggtgtgggggaccatGGCCGACCCTGACCCTGAGGCAGGAGGCGGCTATGGTCGTGGTGGATTCGGTGGTGGCGGATTCGGCGGTAGAGGATTCGGTGGGGGAGGATTCGGTGGTGGtggatttggtggtggtggaagattCGGGGGAGGATTCGGCGGTGGAAAATTTGCCGGTGGAGGATTCGGTGGGGGAAAATTCGGTAGCAGCGGCACAGTTCACGGTAACTGGAAGTAG
- the LOC123758820 gene encoding acanthoscurrin-2-like codes for MNCLRALTLVMVVVMAVVCVAMADPDPEAGGSYGRGGFGGGGLGGGGFGGGGFGGGGFGGGGFGGGGFGGGRFGGGFGGGKFHGRKHGHYGK; via the exons ATGAACTGTCTACGAGCTCTT acgctggtgatggtggtggtgatggccgtGGTGTGTGTGGCCATGGCCGACCCTGACCCTGAGGCAGGAGGCAGCTATGGTCGTGGTGGATTCGGCGGTGGTGGACTCGGTGGTGGTGGATTCGGCGGTGGTGGATTCGGCGGTGGTGGATTCGGCGGTGGTGGATTCGGTGGTGGTGGATTCGGTGGAGGTAGATTCGGTGGAGGATTCGGAGGTGGAAAATTCCATGGCAGAAAACACGGTCACTACGGGAAGTAG